The nucleotide sequence gAAAAActttttctggaaaatattttttagtgtttggttagagaatggaaaatatttttgaggaaaataattttttatgctactctcctcatcCCCGTCCCCCAAGTCCCCATGTTTCATGTGTTCTtcacccccccccctccctcccCCAACAACCAAACACCCAATATTTTAAGGACTCTATTTTctttaagaatttaattattcttgtaaaaattcaaacaaacccaaaggaactaatgtgctgctttattttttttttacgcaaaaacaacattgaaatttgtgctccataacaaaaaaagagaatgttggaaaagaaagtactctttctataacatgaaaataaaagtacttattttgtttaaataaaataaaatactttttctatatcattgaaagaaaatactctttttgttgaattgaaagaaaatattatttactacatcattttgttgaaatgaaagaaaataatctTTCTAcctcatgaaaagaaagtactttttttgttaaaatgaaaaagaacacttttttatatcatgaaaaggAACTATtcatttgttgaaataaaaaagagtaTTATatttataacatgaaaagaaagtactattaataatatttctatttagggtgggGGTGGGGCGAGGGTGGGGTTGGATTGGAGGTGGGTAGGTGGGGTGTGGGGGAGTGGGTTTGTGGGGACGGGAAATAGAGTGGACAAGGTTGAAAAAGATTTTTGGAAATATGGGAATATTAAAAATATTCCTTCACATCAAACACACCCTaagtttcaaaaaaaattagGTGTAAGGTCTTTTTATCTCTCCGCTAATAGACTCCTACAGATCAACAGGTTAACTCATTGGTACTCTTATATACAGCAGATGCATGCAAATatttactcaaaaatattatCCCCTGCCCTACCCTCCAAAAAGCCAAAAATCCACATATGAATTAACATGTTAGTCACATGAGTCGTGATTGAAGCTCTACGAAGTAGGAGATATGCCATACTTTGTAATCAATTGTTAAAGGAACTTTAACTTTCAAAATTAATTTACTAGGTATCATCACTAGAGTCGGGGTGTATACGTACTTTCCCAATGTCATTTTTTCTCCTGTCTTGGTTGTATTGCTTTTTCTTGGTTGTTATTGCTATGTGCTTTAGGATTGTGTCACTGTGTGAACAAGGAATGACTCATGGCAAGGGTTGCCATCTACTTCCTTTTGTGAACAAGGAATAACGCCTAGTTATTCTAGTTTTGAATTTTGACCTCTACCATGGCTTGATAGTTAGTTGCCAAACACAGAGATATTCTGCTTATTGACCTCTACCATGGCTTGATAGTCAGTCTTTCTGCTTGATCTTGGGTTGACTCTTTTACAAGGACATGAATTCAGGTTTTTGCTTTCCTTTTTACGCATCAGACATAAATCAGAACACTTAAGTAAAAGTCATGTTTTATTCGTATGAATATTTTCCAGATTCGAAACAAATTTCATGTACACAATTCAGCAATGAGAAAAAGGAAGTAGTCAGTGAGTTCTTCATTCACGCTCGCAGCTGGGAGGAATGCAAATATCCCAATTTTGATCGATAAAAAGCTTCATTCTTCAGCTTGGTAATTGTTAGACTTCATCATATTGCTGATGTAAAGGCCAATTCCAAGAACCAAAAGAGCAATCAGAGTCATATTCATCACTTTCCTTGGCATCTTTAGCTTCTCAGCTAGAGCAACTCCGGCTCCTGTGTTTGCATCAGTTTCAGGTTTGCTGTCATAACTTGGTTTGTTTCCATCTTCAACATTTTTACTTTTCTCAGCAGGAGTTTTTCCTGGCAGATCTTTATCTTCTGTCGTTTGTTCATTCGTTTCAGGACTCGTGGTCTTTGGTTCTTCTTTTTCTGGTTCTTTTGCCGCGGCATTCTCAGCATTAGCCTGCTTAGCCAATTCTTGGCTTTTCGCTTGTTCTTCGTCTTTCTTCTGAGCCTGCTGTTCATGATCTGCTGGTTTCTTGGGCTGTTGAGTATCAGGGGTTGGCAATTCCTTATCCTTTTTTTCTGCTGAAGTTATCAGTTTTGGTTGTTTAACATAAAGAATGCCATTTTCAAACTTTGCACTGATTTTGTTTTTGTCACAATTTTCTGAAACAGGGAAGTCCTTCTGGAACCGAAGCCATTTGTTCTGTCCAACAGCCCTTTGTCCACTGATCTTCAGAATTCCTGATTTGGTCAGTTGAACCCTCACTTGTTCCTTTTTGAAACCTACAAAAATTCAATGTTTTTGTAACAGATAATCAAAAACTTGTGCTGTTGAGACTTTTCTTGTTGTTGTAACAGATAATCAAACATGAAAATGAATGTGACAAAGGCCATAAAATAACCTACACTGAAACGTGAAATTTTCATATTATTAACATCTGATTTTTTATGGGGTTCCCATGAAAATAATGACATTGTGCTAAGGAAcataaattatttgcattttatttttttttgttgaaaatattACATACAAAAAGAGATGGTATAATTTTCATCTATTTGTTCAGAATCTAATATTTCTCTTATACCAAAAGTCACGTTAACTTTACCATCTAGCGAAACCCAAGCATATCTCACAATGAAAATCGTCAAGAAAATAAACATTGGACTTAACTTCAAAAGCTATTCAAAACTGTTCAAGACCATATAAGGTGACAACAGATCGTTCCCTCAATCAATATGGGACACTTAACCAGCGGCGAAGCTGCATTTTGGTATCGGAAAATTATACTGCGTATATAGataaaatatcaggttttagAGGTACATAgcatatattgaacaccctttgtcgggaatttaattttaaaaacaattcaagtttgaACAGCCTTGAAAAATTTTTGGCTTTGTCACTGCACTTAACACAAACATATAATAAATGACAAGAAAgataattaaattgtaaaaatcTTGCACCTGTGAGATTAAGGAGAAGAGTGTCAGAGTCTTGCTCTTGAACCAACTCTGTAGTTGGCACAAAATCTTCATACACTCGAGTTGGCACATGGATCTTGATTCCATTTTTCTGTGTTTTCTTCGTTAGCTTTGTTTggatccctttttattctttcttcttgttgtGTTGTTGGTACAGAAGAGATTGAATATATTGGTTATATATACACAGGAAAAATATTGTCAAGAGAGATGCTtaaactcttttctttcaatttagATATTCCTTAACTTATTTCCGTGCCATTCTTTGTTTATAGACGCCTCTGGCTTTAAGAGTTTTCTTCTTCCATAGGAAACCAAATTGttttagaaaaaaattaaaaaatataatttgaggGTCCACTTTTCTTAAAGCTTCCTTAGTTGAGGACTAATTATTCTCCCCTTTTTCAATTAACCCACATGTCATAATTATTTGATAAATGATGTAAATGTAGTTTCTTCAGTTACATGGCAAAGATCACTTTTATCTTGTGGAAGAAACTATTTATGTTTGGTAGCcgcaaaaatatataaaatttgtaaaaatgcatttatttataaaataaatatatatatatatcgactattattttgagagcggttaTACAATGTCATTTCCCCTTTTTTTAGTTTAAGAAATTCTTTGTCATGTAATTGAATATTTGTTATGATTAAAGATATTGTTTATCAAAAAAAATGTTAATTACATCTGGTTACACATTAAACAAGACCCAATTTTCTTAATTACCAttatcttttttccctttttcctttttccattttccTCATTTCCCACTTTGAGGGCTTAAAAGCTACGTATTCTTTATATTTAAATTTTCGAATATATTAATTCCctattgaatttttatttttattttataagaaaGCTTTTGTTGGAGACAAACTTTGTCTACGTAGAGAAGTTGGTATTCTTTCTTTAGCATGGGAAAGGAGAAGTTTCTTCAAAAAATTGCAGGAATATATTCTTTGGCACGAGaaattttggaataatttttagTATACTTTCTCACTTCTTCCCTCtcctttcattatttttcttaatcCTTTTTTAAGTCTATCTTATTCGTTCGCTTTatcataaaataatacaaaatctTATAAAGTTGATCCCATTGGTCTACATAAGCCTGCTAATGGggtttaaataataaaatgaaaagaaaagagaagaaagagcaATTCTTGCTGATTACCTACTTTGGCATAtaatcaaatatttttttaattctaatTCAATCAGTTTTTCCTTATTAACTACTTACGGTGGGGTTTAAACTTTAAACTATAGCTTTTTTCGATATTGATACGATCTAATGTGATTTTCAAGTCGGTGCATAACTTTTTAGTGGTAATCTCTAGACTTAAACTAATATCTTTTCATTAACATATTCCACGTGGTTATTTTATTAGTTGTACCtttttctgtcttttttttttttgaattacaCCGATTACTCTTGAGAAATTCAGTAGTtctgtttaatatttttaaaaagttggaATGGGAAGCAAGACTACAGGGTGAGAAGTAAGTTCCAAAACAAGGTATGTAAGTCCAATGAATCTttaaattgtattgttttattaatTAACAAAATAATGTAATTGCAGGCATACAAATTTTATTGAAtataaattcaataaaattatttggaccattttaaatatattagtccaaataaatattatgggctaatataattgaattaattatataagtccaatatatatattaaatataagtcttaatccattgggctagcacATTTAATTGGGGCTAAAgtaatgagcccacttcattaagcccaagatgtcatttcctagaggcccagtttggtgccacgtatcaaatgacgtggcacgccaagtcaagcggaagagccaataggaccataccacgtgtcaaaatgacaaggcatgccaagtcacattaaaaggctaatgaaatcgcgccacgtgtgcaagtgacatgttttggccaatcaaatgtggtcatgtcacacttcaatttgattggtcgaaaagagtttgttcttatcacaactcctcccttctacaactataaataggggtcttcataactcagaaaagacaccagaagttataacaagaagcaagagagagctcgtggatcaaacaccgcaaatttctctacaagtttcaagcttcaagcaatcaaattcaagctcaagaacgaagaacaaatcaaggtcaaattcaagcaatcaagctcaagctcaagaacaaaatcagcgttcgtggcaacaaacatagattcaagatcaagctcaaaggcccttgaatttatttactattgaaaagaagaatcagaggattcatagagattgtaacactcaaatatttgaaataaaatactacaattgttgcgatattttcggtcttgattttattttctcgacgctaatttattgtctacaaattctggcatgcccagtgggacaatctctacctctcatctcaacttttcaatcactaaagttcaagaacattgaaatggcttcaaagaaaattaaCTCtggttcaacttccaccaaggctgctaactccaggttcgatgctgatgtggaaagcatcctcgatgttacctttggaagcttcggaccagttacgaggagcaaagcgagctctttaggacaacaagcaccccaagtgtcgtCCGCATCAACACTTGTTTTTGAATCTTCATCCTCAAAGGAGCAAGATTTGCCACAAATGCAcctgaaggaggaagcgatgtttctgaaaagattaagaaaactcttgctctgcttgacctctccggatccaagcactctactatgaaggaagatgatgatgtttcaagtgatggatcctccccacttacaccacataaCATGATccaatcaaggatcaatctaTGCGAAAATCCATACTACTCTCCATcgtccacgacaatcatgcaaggcatggtgacaaacacttcatctatggaggagcagttagaaaacttgacggaagcaatcgctggcttgaccaaatgcatgcaaaatcaagaggctagaattaacaagctaacagacagggtaggaatcttgatggaagaaaaATCCAATGCACCCagcaagctcccagaagttctagagagtgactctcccccaagacaagtagcatccactaaggctatccctgtctcatctgaagggatgattccaatcgatcaactgaaggatccattaagaacaaatatgaagttgctgccaaatcCTCTCTTACATATGCAAAGTCGTACATTGCAAGGGTCGATATATTGAAGATgtctgctggctatcaacctccaaagtttcaataatttgatggtaaaggtaacccaagtcaacatgtggcgcacttcgtggagacgtgcaacaatgctggaacttatggagattacctaatcaagcagtttgtccgctcgctaaaaggaaatgccTTTGACTGGTACATagacctcgaggctggatctatcGATAAAtaggatcaactagagcaagagttcctcaatcacTTTTATAGTACGAGACGTACTGTGAGTTGATATAACTTACAAAAACTCGTCAATGAAAGAGGGAACCAGTTATCGATTTTATCAATCGAtagaggaatgcaagcctcaactgcaaagacaggcttagtgaagcttcaggcatagagatgtgcatccaaggcatgcattggggattgcgctacatcttACAAGATATCAAGCctggcacatttgaagaacttgcaacacgtgcccatgacatggaattgagcatggcctccaCTGGAAATGAAAGAatgcccatctatgaacctcgcaaagggaattacaagcaagaagtcaagaagtggggcaagttcgtacccaagtctAAAAGCAAAGTAGCgatgaatgtcaacacatcacctgtgaagttcacaacgaaggtgagcaagaagcagagtatgaaatccacttcttttcaagataagccaagtggaaagttgactttaaaagaaatgcaagagaaagagtacccatttctggattctgatATGCCAgccatttttgaagaactcctcgagttaaatctcattgagcttccggagatgaagcgaccaaatgaagctgggaaaacaaattacccaaattactgcaaacaccatcgacttgtgagccaccctctggagaagtgctttgtcttcaaggacaaagtcatggacttggctcgcgaaaagaagatcgtgcttgaagatgagaaagcaagcacaaaccaagtctctatcacctttggctcatttaGTCCGGATGAATTATGTTGtattaaagaaagtaaagatgaagaactACTGGAGAATGACAAAGCTGAAGTCAATCAACCTGAGGATGATGAAGGTTAGATATTGGTGACTCGTCATAGGCGCCACAAAAGCAGCCCACAAAAAAGATCAAtggaacaaccaacaaggaaaataatggtGAAAAGACCGAGGAGATGGAATCCAGTTAAgcacataaagaaagaaaaagtggaggtgcaccaccctcaaaagccacgacatcTAGTGACCTTAGAGGATTTCTTGCCATGTTGGTTCCGCATGAAGATTTCCGGTGATGGTATTGAAGCCTCTTGTTGCAATGCtgataaaggggaagaaaagagtgacgACCTACCGTTAGCACCATCTTCAGAAAAGCTCATTGAGTCTATTCCTCAAGAAGCTAATGCATGCGAGGAAAAGGTTACATTCACAAATGACGATATTCTACTAGGTGACGCCCTTCACAATCGTCCATtatacctggttggctatatgcgcgatgaaagaataaatcaaattttggttgatgggggatcctcagtgaacattttgccaattCGCACTATGAAAGAACTTGGTCCCATGAGtgaactctcagaaagtcgtgtgatgataCAAGGATTCAATCAAGGGGGGAAAAGAGCCATAGGCGCGATCAGGATGGAAATCACCactgaagatatgcaatcaagtgcatggctacatgtgatcgatgcaaagacaTCATACAAtgtcttgcttggaaggccttggatacatgagaacaaattggttccatctacctaccatcaatgtttgaaatactacgagggtgaagtcgagaagaagatagttgctgatgatgagctATTCACCGAGGATGAGTCACACTTcacgatgcaaagttctacttgaagaaccgcattaTGAAGGAGCTAAAAGTCGATGATGtcataaacaacaaaaatgacgaGCCCACAACTAAAAGAGCCAAAATGACTACTGGTAGAGTCAAAGATGTAACTGACGAGGTACAACCCAAGGCGAATAAATCTTATAGAGGGGGTATTGCATCTTATGGCAAGAAAGGGAGTCAtgcgctccaatatgtccctaaaaggaagaaagacgagggcgaatcatctaatctccaaactaacacagtaaaggagttaactctttcggtaaaatgaattgaggcagtaaagttgtcctcaaatCCGCTTGaagggtttgtagcccaaaatcgtttgcagaatgtgTCATTCCCTACAAAacgaacagatgaaggttttgaccctaacgcttacaagctatttgcaaaagctggatacagtcccaatgagccgtcaaagttaTAGAAGCTCTTATTAGAAGCTGCAAcgaggcaaccacgtgaaggtttgggatacaagcaactaTCACTAGTGCGCATCTCAATAAGAAAGGCGAGCaacaattatatcactgtagaagataAATCAGCCGCTTCTAACAAGCCTTctatctttgatcgacttggaaaatcaccTATGAGGACCTCCGTGTTTGaaagattgggtccattaaagaaggggaacaagttccggagaaattttcaaagcataagaacacccGCTTCACCCAAAATCCAGGGGATCTCTAAGAATTttcaaagtttggttccttctagaatgaggcgacaaacaaaacttgtggtttcatATAAAGAAatactgaaggtaaagccatatactatggtctacactaaggaacatgatgaagatgaagaaaatGTAAGTTCTTTGTATCATATTACTGTATAAGTCGAGAATGTCGCTCCATCTTCAATGGAGGATAATGCaaaattggaggatgtttcaccatgttatcacatatccttcaattaTGAGTatcctcaagaagatga is from Nicotiana tabacum cultivar K326 chromosome 18, ASM71507v2, whole genome shotgun sequence and encodes:
- the LOC107774217 gene encoding uncharacterized protein LOC107774217, which translates into the protein MASSSGIQTKLTKKTQKNGIKIHVPTRVYEDFVPTTELVQEQDSDTLLLNLTGFKKEQVRVQLTKSGILKISGQRAVGQNKWLRFQKDFPVSENCDKNKISAKFENGILYVKQPKLITSAEKKDKELPTPDTQQPKKPADHEQQAQKKDEEQAKSQELAKQANAENAAAKEPEKEEPKTTSPETNEQTTEDKDLPGKTPAEKSKNVEDGNKPSYDSKPETDANTGAGVALAEKLKMPRKVMNMTLIALLVLGIGLYISNMMKSNNYQAEE